One Deltaproteobacteria bacterium genomic window carries:
- a CDS encoding DUF1731 domain-containing protein, translating to MKLVIPGGAGHVGQVVAKAFAGEGHEVVVLSRSPNAVGATGPVRVVAWDGETVGPWARELEGADALLNLAGHTVDCRYTPANRARILSSRVASTRALGEAVARCAQPPRVWLQASTATIYAHTLGAAWDESGVLGGGEPGAPDTWRFSIDVAKRWEAAFEAAPTPHTRKLALRTAMTMSPTRGSVFAVLSRLARFGLGGAVAGGRQFVSWVHGEDFVSALRFLIAHGEISGAVNVASPNPLPYAEFMRALRSAWGMPIGLPATRWMLEMAAFALRTESELVLKSRRVVPGRLLQAGFAFAHPDWPRAAADLVARLRARSH from the coding sequence ATGAAGCTCGTGATTCCCGGCGGCGCCGGACACGTCGGCCAGGTCGTCGCGAAGGCGTTCGCGGGCGAAGGGCACGAGGTCGTCGTGCTGTCGCGTTCGCCGAACGCAGTGGGCGCGACCGGGCCGGTGCGAGTCGTCGCGTGGGACGGCGAGACGGTGGGGCCTTGGGCGCGCGAGCTCGAGGGTGCGGACGCGCTGCTGAATCTCGCGGGGCACACGGTCGACTGCCGCTACACGCCCGCGAATCGCGCACGCATCCTGAGCTCGCGCGTCGCCTCGACGCGCGCGCTCGGCGAGGCGGTCGCGCGCTGCGCGCAGCCGCCGCGCGTGTGGCTGCAAGCGAGCACCGCGACGATCTACGCGCACACGCTCGGCGCCGCTTGGGACGAGTCCGGTGTGTTAGGGGGAGGCGAGCCCGGCGCTCCCGACACGTGGCGCTTCAGCATCGACGTCGCGAAGCGTTGGGAGGCGGCGTTCGAGGCGGCGCCGACGCCGCACACGCGCAAGCTCGCGCTGCGCACCGCGATGACGATGTCGCCCACGCGCGGAAGCGTGTTCGCCGTGCTCTCCCGCCTCGCGCGTTTCGGGCTCGGCGGCGCGGTCGCCGGCGGACGGCAGTTCGTGAGCTGGGTGCACGGCGAAGACTTCGTGAGCGCGCTGCGCTTCTTGATCGCGCACGGCGAGATCTCCGGCGCGGTGAACGTCGCGTCGCCGAATCCGCTGCCGTACGCGGAGTTCATGCGCGCGCTGCGCAGCGCGTGGGGCATGCCGATCGGCCTGCCGGCGACGCGCTGGATGCTCGAGATGGCGGCGTTCGCGCTGCGCACCGAGTCCGAGCTCGTGCTGAAGAGCCGCCGCGTCGTGCCAGGACGCTTGCTACAAGCCGGCTTCGCGTTCGCGCATCCCGATTGGCCGCGCGCGGCTGCCGATCTCGTCGCGCGGCTCCGAGCCCGCAGTCATTAG
- a CDS encoding alanine:cation symporter family protein: MGDILGQLDALFQRFIVSPIDAVIFFDVAFWDNGTPGEIVAPAVVVWLAIAALFFTLRFRFISLRGFKHGTEVVRGHYARAEDKGEISPFQALSAALSATVGLGNIAGVATAVGLGGPGAVFWMVIAGMLGMSSKFAEVTLAQMYRVTRADGHISGGGMHYLRAGLAEIGWPRLGAVLASVFAVMCIGASFGGGNMYQANQSFAQFANVVPAFAGTGGAVAFGLFLAVLVGLVIIGGIKRIGDVASVLVPVMCGIYLVAGFAILVLHASEIPAAFGTIVRGAFSPEAAFGGVVGVMIIGFRRAGFSNEAGCGSAPIAHSAATQSEPVRQGLVALLEPFIDTVIVCHMTGLVVVVTGAYTHPEAGSGIAMTSWAFNSIFPGFEYVLSLTAFLFAFSTMISWSYYGEQCWAHLFGVRSLLVYKLVFLLFTWAGAVFAAQAVLDFGDLMILGMAFPNLVGVVMLSGKIDAAARDYFARLKAGAFARAKSS; encoded by the coding sequence GTGGGCGACATCCTCGGCCAGCTCGATGCGCTCTTTCAGCGCTTCATCGTGAGCCCGATCGATGCAGTGATCTTCTTCGACGTCGCGTTCTGGGACAACGGCACGCCCGGCGAGATCGTCGCTCCCGCCGTCGTCGTCTGGCTCGCAATCGCCGCCCTCTTCTTCACGCTGCGCTTCCGCTTCATCAGTCTGCGCGGCTTCAAGCACGGCACCGAGGTCGTACGCGGTCACTACGCGCGCGCCGAGGACAAGGGCGAGATCTCCCCGTTCCAAGCGCTCTCCGCCGCGCTCTCCGCCACCGTCGGCCTCGGCAACATCGCGGGCGTGGCGACCGCGGTGGGACTCGGCGGCCCCGGCGCGGTGTTCTGGATGGTCATCGCCGGCATGCTCGGCATGTCGTCGAAGTTCGCCGAGGTGACCCTCGCGCAGATGTATCGCGTGACGCGCGCCGACGGGCACATCTCCGGCGGCGGCATGCACTACCTGCGCGCAGGCCTCGCGGAGATCGGCTGGCCGCGGCTCGGCGCCGTGCTCGCGAGCGTGTTCGCGGTGATGTGCATCGGCGCGAGCTTCGGCGGCGGCAACATGTATCAGGCGAACCAGTCGTTCGCTCAGTTCGCGAACGTCGTGCCCGCCTTCGCCGGAACCGGCGGCGCGGTCGCGTTCGGGCTCTTTCTCGCGGTGCTCGTCGGCCTCGTGATCATCGGCGGCATCAAGCGCATCGGCGACGTCGCCTCGGTGCTCGTGCCCGTGATGTGCGGCATCTACCTCGTCGCGGGCTTCGCGATTCTCGTGCTGCACGCGAGCGAGATCCCTGCCGCGTTCGGAACGATCGTGCGCGGCGCGTTCTCACCCGAGGCGGCGTTCGGCGGCGTCGTGGGCGTGATGATCATCGGCTTCCGCCGTGCGGGTTTCTCGAACGAGGCGGGCTGCGGCTCCGCGCCGATCGCGCACAGCGCCGCGACGCAGAGCGAGCCCGTGCGACAAGGCCTCGTCGCACTGCTCGAGCCGTTCATCGACACGGTGATCGTGTGCCACATGACCGGGCTCGTGGTCGTAGTGACCGGCGCCTACACGCATCCGGAAGCGGGCTCGGGCATCGCGATGACCTCGTGGGCGTTCAACAGCATCTTCCCAGGCTTCGAGTACGTGCTCTCGCTCACCGCGTTCCTGTTCGCGTTCAGCACGATGATCTCGTGGAGCTATTACGGCGAACAGTGCTGGGCGCACCTGTTCGGCGTGCGCTCGCTCCTCGTCTACAAGCTCGTCTTCCTGCTCTTCACCTGGGCCGGCGCCGTGTTCGCAGCACAGGCGGTGCTCGACTTCGGCGACCTGATGATCCTCGGCATGGCGTTCCCGAACCTCGTCGGTGTCGTGATGCTCTCCGGCAAGATCGACGCCGCCGCGCGCGACTACTTCGCGCGGCTGAAGGCGGGGGCGTTCGCGCGCGCGAAGTCGTCATGA
- a CDS encoding S9 family peptidase, which produces MFRRVAALVLASHAAFAAEPAAPPPDPARLQARDVFDLEHAVDPQISPHGRRVAYVRMSFDVRKDAPRANLWIVDANGANHRPLLSGADSHGSPRWSPDGTRLAYVSESGGSAQLHVRWLDTGDTAVVTDLVESPADLAWSPDGHWLAFTMLVRAPLEPLAPPPQAPEGATWSPPVTTIDRLVFRADGSGFLERGFTHVFVAPADGGAARQLTSGDFDHGGPLSWSPDGRTLLVAANRKADWEIDANESEIFALDVASGALTQLTDRDGPDFNPVFAPDGKRIAYLGYDDRLQFHQATRLYVMDANGANGRELNARFDEDVFDPRWSPDGRSILFMHDARGIRKLSSVTLDGRMREIASGLGGNDLGRPYTTGSFSVARSGALAFTASTPQRPADVAVVTGGARSSVTALNEDLLAHKRLGELRELTWKSSHDGREIQGWLVTPPSFDATQKYPLILEIHGGPVTAYGPTFATEIQRYAAAGYVVLYANPRGSTSYGEAFANLIHHAYPGNDYEDLMSGVDAAVALGFVDPDNLFVTGGSGGGVLTAWIVGKTSRFRAAVVAKPVINWSSMVLTSDGAPFFYRYWFSKPPWEAPDEYWRRSPLSLVGNVTTPTMLITGEEDWRTPIGESEQYYAALKLRGVETLLVRVPEASHDFAARPSLLIAKTDNIVAWFERFRAKPEAAQ; this is translated from the coding sequence ATGTTCCGCCGAGTCGCCGCTCTCGTTCTCGCTTCTCATGCTGCCTTCGCGGCGGAGCCGGCCGCGCCGCCACCCGATCCCGCGCGGCTTCAGGCGCGCGACGTATTCGATCTCGAGCACGCGGTCGACCCGCAGATCTCTCCCCACGGCCGGCGCGTCGCCTACGTGCGCATGAGCTTCGACGTCCGCAAGGACGCGCCGCGGGCGAACCTGTGGATCGTCGACGCGAACGGCGCGAACCATCGCCCGCTGCTCTCCGGCGCCGACAGCCACGGTTCGCCGCGCTGGTCGCCGGACGGCACGCGCCTCGCATACGTGTCGGAGTCGGGCGGAAGCGCGCAGCTGCACGTGCGTTGGCTCGACACGGGCGACACCGCAGTTGTTACGGACCTGGTCGAGTCGCCCGCCGATCTCGCGTGGTCGCCCGACGGGCACTGGCTCGCGTTCACGATGCTCGTGCGCGCGCCGCTGGAGCCGCTCGCGCCGCCGCCGCAGGCGCCGGAGGGAGCGACCTGGTCGCCGCCCGTGACGACGATCGACCGACTCGTGTTTCGCGCGGACGGCTCGGGCTTTCTCGAGCGCGGCTTCACGCACGTCTTCGTCGCGCCGGCGGACGGCGGCGCCGCGCGTCAGCTCACGAGCGGCGATTTCGATCACGGCGGCCCGCTCTCTTGGAGCCCCGACGGCCGCACGCTGCTGGTCGCGGCGAACCGCAAGGCGGACTGGGAGATCGACGCGAACGAGAGCGAGATCTTCGCGCTCGACGTCGCGAGCGGCGCACTGACGCAGCTCACCGACCGCGACGGCCCCGACTTCAACCCCGTGTTCGCACCGGACGGAAAACGCATCGCGTACCTCGGCTACGACGATCGCCTCCAGTTTCATCAGGCGACGCGCCTCTACGTGATGGACGCGAACGGCGCGAATGGGCGCGAGCTGAACGCGCGCTTCGACGAGGACGTGTTCGACCCGCGCTGGTCGCCCGACGGTCGCAGCATCCTCTTCATGCACGACGCGCGCGGCATTCGGAAGCTGTCGTCGGTCACGCTCGACGGCCGAATGCGCGAGATTGCGAGCGGGCTCGGCGGCAACGACCTCGGGCGCCCGTACACGACGGGCAGCTTCAGCGTCGCGCGCAGCGGCGCGCTGGCGTTCACCGCGTCGACGCCGCAGCGGCCCGCAGACGTCGCGGTCGTTACGGGCGGCGCGCGCAGCAGCGTCACCGCGCTGAACGAGGACCTGCTCGCGCACAAGCGCCTCGGCGAGCTGCGCGAGCTCACCTGGAAGTCGTCGCACGATGGCCGCGAGATCCAAGGCTGGCTCGTCACGCCTCCGAGCTTCGACGCGACGCAGAAGTACCCGCTGATTCTGGAGATCCACGGCGGACCGGTGACGGCATACGGTCCGACGTTCGCGACCGAGATTCAGCGCTACGCCGCGGCGGGCTACGTCGTGCTCTACGCGAACCCGCGCGGCAGCACGAGCTACGGCGAAGCCTTCGCGAACCTCATCCATCACGCCTATCCGGGCAACGACTACGAGGACCTGATGAGCGGCGTCGACGCCGCGGTCGCGCTCGGCTTCGTCGACCCTGACAACCTGTTCGTCACGGGCGGCTCGGGCGGCGGTGTGCTCACGGCGTGGATCGTGGGCAAGACCTCGCGCTTTCGCGCCGCGGTCGTCGCCAAGCCTGTGATCAACTGGTCGAGCATGGTGCTCACGTCCGACGGCGCTCCGTTCTTCTACCGCTACTGGTTCTCGAAGCCGCCGTGGGAGGCGCCCGACGAGTACTGGCGCCGCTCGCCGCTCTCGCTGGTCGGGAACGTCACGACGCCGACCATGCTGATCACCGGCGAGGAGGATTGGCGCACGCCGATCGGCGAGAGCGAGCAGTACTACGCCGCGCTGAAGCTGCGCGGAGTCGAGACGCTGCTCGTGCGCGTGCCCGAGGCGTCGCACGACTTCGCGGCGCGACCGTCCCTCTTGATCGCGAAGACCGACAACATCGTCGCGTGGTTCGAGCGCTTCCGCGCGAAGCCGGAGGCCGCGCAGTGA
- a CDS encoding cation transporter, giving the protein MGIDHAARRRAAWISLVVGAAIFVGKIVTWQLTGSVAVLSDALESTVNIAAAALLVFSMFVAARPADRDHPYGHGKVEFLSAGIEGALIVVAAVLIAVEAIGQLIRGGAPHDLNLALVMLAALSAGNALLGFYLLRTGRAAQSLALIADGKHVLADVWTSAGVLVGLAAVKLTGIVWLDPAVALAVAANIVREGFRLARSAVRGLMDEADPELLNRLVATLARERAPHEIDVHGLRAWRSGALVHADLHLVVPRYYDAERLHEVSEEVEERLLAGLAEPGEAVVHFDPCGPVHCASCEVPACRVRGAAFKERAPLSVLHATRTDPDADHAKRAARH; this is encoded by the coding sequence ATGGGGATCGACCACGCCGCCCGCCGCCGCGCAGCCTGGATCTCGCTCGTGGTCGGCGCCGCGATCTTCGTGGGCAAGATCGTCACGTGGCAGCTGACCGGCTCGGTCGCGGTGCTCTCGGACGCGCTCGAGTCCACCGTGAACATCGCCGCCGCCGCGCTGCTCGTGTTCAGCATGTTCGTCGCGGCGCGGCCCGCGGACCGCGACCACCCCTACGGCCACGGCAAGGTCGAGTTCCTCTCGGCCGGCATCGAGGGCGCGCTGATCGTGGTCGCCGCGGTGTTGATCGCCGTCGAGGCGATCGGGCAGCTGATCCGCGGCGGCGCGCCGCACGACTTGAACCTCGCGCTCGTCATGCTGGCCGCGCTGTCTGCCGGCAACGCGCTGCTCGGCTTCTACTTGTTACGGACGGGCCGCGCCGCGCAGTCGCTCGCCTTGATCGCGGACGGCAAGCACGTGCTCGCCGACGTCTGGACGAGCGCCGGCGTCCTGGTGGGACTCGCGGCCGTGAAGCTCACCGGGATCGTGTGGCTCGACCCCGCGGTTGCGCTCGCGGTGGCGGCGAACATCGTGCGCGAGGGCTTCCGGCTCGCGCGCAGCGCGGTGCGCGGGCTGATGGACGAGGCGGATCCCGAGCTGCTGAACCGCCTCGTCGCGACGCTCGCGCGCGAGCGCGCGCCTCACGAGATCGACGTGCACGGCCTGCGCGCGTGGCGCTCGGGTGCGCTCGTGCACGCGGACCTTCACCTCGTCGTCCCGCGTTACTACGACGCGGAGCGCCTGCACGAAGTCAGCGAAGAGGTAGAGGAACGGCTGCTGGCCGGCCTCGCCGAGCCGGGCGAGGCGGTCGTTCACTTCGACCCGTGCGGGCCCGTGCACTGCGCGAGCTGCGAGGTGCCGGCCTGCCGCGTGCGCGGCGCCGCGTTCAAGGAACGCGCGCCGCTGAGTGTGCTGCACGCGACGCGCACCGATCCCGACGCGGACCACGCGAAGCGGGCTGCGAGGCACTGA
- a CDS encoding HupE/UreJ family protein has product MKPILRVLALLLVAASAHAHKASDAYLSLTVDGARVSGRWDIALRDLELAVGLDANADGAISWGELREQRAAIDAYALSHLRISASDSPCRARIASHQVDRHTDGAYAVLALDATCASARDIALEYDLLFALDPQHRGLLRTSHGGSASSAVLSPAAPRFALTEPASTWRTLNDFLREGVWHIWIGIDHVLFLLCLLLPAVVRREAGRWRAVESARAAALDVLRVVTAFTLAHSITLALAALDVVALPSRWVESAIAASIVLAALDNLRPFLRAPRWAIAFGFGLVHGLGFASVLIDLGLPAGARTLALVAFNAGVELGQLAIVAAFLPLALALRRSALYPRFALAGGSLAVAALASVWLWERAVGA; this is encoded by the coding sequence ATGAAGCCGATCCTCCGCGTCCTCGCGCTGCTCCTCGTCGCCGCGAGCGCACATGCGCACAAGGCGAGCGACGCATACCTCTCGCTCACGGTCGACGGCGCCCGCGTGTCGGGCCGCTGGGACATCGCGCTGCGCGACCTCGAGCTCGCGGTCGGCCTCGACGCGAATGCGGACGGCGCGATCAGCTGGGGCGAGCTGCGCGAGCAGCGCGCTGCGATCGACGCGTACGCGCTCTCGCACCTGCGCATCAGCGCGAGCGACTCGCCGTGCCGTGCGCGCATCGCCTCGCACCAGGTCGACCGGCACACGGATGGCGCCTACGCCGTGCTCGCGCTCGACGCGACGTGCGCGAGCGCGCGCGACATCGCGCTCGAGTACGACCTGCTCTTCGCGCTGGATCCGCAGCACCGCGGGCTGCTGCGCACCTCCCATGGCGGCTCCGCGAGCAGCGCCGTGCTCTCACCCGCGGCGCCGCGCTTCGCGCTGACGGAGCCCGCGAGCACGTGGCGCACGCTCAACGACTTCCTGCGCGAGGGCGTGTGGCACATCTGGATCGGCATCGATCACGTGCTGTTCTTGCTGTGCCTGCTGCTGCCCGCGGTCGTGCGCCGCGAGGCCGGCCGTTGGCGCGCGGTCGAGAGCGCACGCGCGGCGGCGCTCGACGTGCTGCGCGTCGTCACCGCGTTCACCCTCGCGCACTCGATCACGCTCGCGCTCGCAGCGCTCGACGTGGTCGCACTCCCGTCGCGCTGGGTCGAGTCCGCGATCGCTGCGTCGATCGTGCTCGCCGCGCTCGACAACCTGCGCCCGTTCCTGCGCGCGCCGCGCTGGGCGATCGCGTTCGGCTTCGGCCTCGTGCACGGGCTCGGCTTCGCGAGCGTGCTGATCGACCTCGGCCTCCCGGCCGGCGCGCGGACCCTCGCGCTGGTCGCGTTCAACGCCGGCGTCGAGCTCGGCCAGCTCGCGATCGTCGCCGCATTCCTGCCGCTCGCTCTCGCGCTGCGGCGGAGCGCGCTCTACCCGCGCTTCGCGCTCGCGGGCGGCTCGCTCGCGGTCGCCGCGCTCGCGAGCGTGTGGCTCTGGGAGCGCGCGGTAGGCGCGTAG
- a CDS encoding acetate--CoA ligase family protein, which produces MTGRTLSEHASKELLARYGVPVSREALAQDAAGAAAAAERLGFPVVVKLCGDAIAHKTERDLVRLGLANADAVRAAASELLAKARPDDGKVELLVAEMVRGKRELIAGLVRDPQFGPCVLLGLGGIAAEALSDVVFAAAPLTRAEARALVTKLRSANLYVKPWRGEPAVDLDALADVLVGLGKLGAERPDIASVDLNPVLIAHGKPVAVDALVEIADVQPAAAKPARALDESAIREKFARLFNPRGVVVAGVSSHPGKFGFVAYHNLLRFGYQGQLFPVNREGVDVLGMPTLSDVSQVPENAADLVFVCTQAQTNPELLKACRARGVRAAFIASAGYGEAGEEGKKAEADLVKLANDLGMVVAGPNGQGVISTEVSMCAQIVAPHPPRGHISVASQSGNLVSSFLNYSVESGIGVSKAISAGNSAQTTLADYVEYFGVDPDTAVVLAYLESVGDGRRFADVMRATSRRKPIVLVKGGAAAEGQRAAASHTGALASDDRVFDGVAKQAGVIRAPSVEHAFEWAASFATQPLPRGRRTIVFTTAGGWGVLAADACAASGLTLMPLPDDLKAKIDTVVPPRWSRNNPIDLAGGETRDTVAQVMDWIVAHPDVDAMIHLGIGIQAGQANAFRSGPYYPGHGIDRIVDYHVRQDRRYAAIAREVSEKYGKPVLTCSELVNTDRHYGNSGPVGVKEEGRVCYPSAHRAIAALAAMCEYAEWRRAQG; this is translated from the coding sequence GTGACGGGTCGCACGCTCTCGGAGCACGCATCGAAGGAGCTGCTCGCGCGCTACGGCGTGCCCGTCTCGCGCGAGGCGCTCGCGCAGGACGCCGCGGGCGCTGCCGCTGCGGCGGAGCGATTAGGGTTTCCCGTCGTCGTGAAGCTGTGCGGCGACGCGATCGCGCACAAGACCGAGCGCGACCTCGTGCGCCTCGGCCTCGCGAACGCGGATGCGGTGCGCGCGGCCGCGAGCGAGCTGCTCGCGAAGGCGCGGCCTGATGACGGAAAGGTCGAGCTGCTCGTCGCGGAGATGGTGCGCGGCAAGCGCGAGCTGATCGCGGGCCTGGTGCGCGACCCACAGTTCGGGCCGTGCGTGTTGTTGGGGCTCGGCGGCATCGCGGCCGAGGCGCTCAGCGACGTCGTGTTCGCCGCGGCGCCGCTCACCCGCGCCGAGGCGAGAGCGCTCGTGACGAAGCTGCGCAGCGCGAACCTCTACGTGAAACCGTGGCGCGGCGAGCCCGCGGTCGACCTCGACGCGCTCGCGGACGTGCTCGTGGGGCTCGGCAAGCTCGGCGCCGAGCGCCCCGACATCGCGAGCGTCGACCTGAATCCCGTGCTGATCGCACACGGCAAGCCCGTCGCCGTGGACGCGCTGGTGGAGATCGCGGACGTACAGCCGGCCGCGGCGAAGCCGGCGCGCGCTCTCGACGAGTCCGCGATCCGCGAGAAATTTGCGCGGCTCTTCAACCCGCGCGGTGTCGTGGTCGCGGGCGTGTCGTCGCATCCGGGCAAGTTCGGCTTCGTCGCGTATCACAACCTGCTGCGCTTCGGTTATCAGGGGCAACTGTTCCCCGTGAACCGCGAGGGCGTGGACGTGCTCGGCATGCCCACGCTGAGCGACGTCTCGCAGGTGCCCGAGAACGCGGCGGACCTCGTGTTCGTGTGCACCCAGGCGCAGACGAACCCCGAGTTATTGAAGGCCTGCCGCGCGCGCGGCGTGCGCGCCGCGTTCATCGCGAGTGCGGGCTACGGCGAGGCGGGCGAGGAGGGAAAGAAGGCCGAGGCGGATCTCGTGAAGCTCGCGAACGACCTCGGCATGGTCGTTGCGGGCCCGAACGGGCAGGGCGTGATCTCCACCGAGGTCTCGATGTGCGCGCAGATTGTGGCGCCGCATCCACCGCGCGGGCACATCAGCGTCGCGAGCCAGAGCGGCAACCTCGTTTCGAGCTTCCTCAACTACTCCGTCGAGTCCGGCATCGGCGTCTCGAAGGCGATCAGCGCCGGCAACTCTGCGCAGACCACGCTCGCCGACTACGTCGAGTATTTCGGCGTCGACCCCGACACCGCGGTCGTGCTCGCTTACCTCGAGAGCGTGGGCGACGGGCGCCGCTTCGCGGACGTGATGCGCGCGACCTCGCGGCGAAAGCCGATCGTGCTCGTGAAGGGCGGCGCCGCGGCCGAGGGCCAGCGCGCTGCTGCGAGCCACACGGGAGCGCTCGCGAGCGACGACCGCGTGTTCGACGGCGTCGCGAAGCAAGCGGGGGTGATCCGCGCGCCGAGCGTCGAGCACGCGTTCGAGTGGGCCGCGAGCTTCGCGACGCAGCCGCTGCCGCGCGGCCGCCGCACGATCGTGTTCACCACCGCCGGCGGCTGGGGCGTGCTCGCGGCCGACGCCTGCGCCGCGAGCGGGCTCACGCTCATGCCTCTGCCCGACGACCTGAAGGCGAAGATCGACACCGTCGTTCCGCCGCGCTGGTCCCGTAACAACCCGATCGATCTCGCCGGCGGCGAGACGCGCGACACCGTGGCGCAGGTGATGGACTGGATCGTCGCGCATCCCGACGTCGACGCGATGATCCACCTCGGCATCGGCATCCAAGCCGGCCAGGCCAACGCCTTCAGGTCGGGCCCTTACTACCCGGGCCACGGCATCGACCGCATCGTCGACTACCACGTTCGCCAAGACCGCCGCTACGCCGCGATCGCGCGCGAGGTGAGCGAGAAGTACGGCAAGCCCGTGCTGACGTGCAGCGAGCTCGTGAACACCGACAGGCATTATGGAAACAGCGGGCCGGTCGGCGTGAAGGAAGAAGGCCGCGTCTGCTACCCGAGCGCGCACCGCGCCATCGCCGCGCTCGCCGCGATGTGCGAGTACGCCGAGTGGCGGCGAGCGCAGGGCTGA
- a CDS encoding alpha/beta hydrolase fold domain-containing protein: MTPELAAQIAAQERFFAPVLCTPAGVTFSRDELGGVPVEWTTPASGVTDASRVVLYLHGGGYSSGLAAWARRATARLALGLGVRVAAAEYRLAPRFPFPAAHEDVLAVYRHLIGAGGFAPGRVAVAGDSAGGALTVSLMADARDRGIPQPACGMLNSLWADIALNTPSLDDPARNEFDIRRELVEVLSRTLLSTGGVDPRDPRHSPVYRDLRGLNPLLIQAAGRDVCHDDSIRLAANARAAGVTVKISEYADAEHIWILNGPCRMHYGASYPNDTVAFVASASEPPEAISAVEEMCAFVREHAR; the protein is encoded by the coding sequence ATGACCCCCGAGCTTGCCGCCCAGATCGCAGCGCAAGAGCGCTTCTTCGCGCCGGTGTTGTGTACGCCAGCGGGCGTGACGTTCTCGCGCGACGAGCTCGGCGGCGTGCCCGTGGAGTGGACCACGCCCGCGAGCGGCGTGACCGACGCATCGCGGGTGGTGCTCTACCTGCACGGCGGCGGCTACTCGAGCGGGCTCGCGGCGTGGGCCCGGCGCGCGACGGCGCGGCTCGCGCTCGGTCTCGGCGTGCGCGTCGCCGCTGCCGAGTACCGCCTCGCGCCGCGCTTCCCGTTTCCGGCCGCGCACGAGGACGTGCTCGCGGTCTATCGCCACCTGATCGGAGCCGGCGGCTTCGCGCCGGGCCGCGTCGCCGTCGCCGGTGACTCCGCTGGCGGCGCGCTCACGGTGTCGCTGATGGCCGACGCGCGCGATCGCGGCATCCCGCAGCCCGCGTGCGGAATGCTGAACTCGCTCTGGGCCGACATCGCGCTGAACACTCCCTCGCTCGACGACCCCGCCCGTAACGAGTTCGACATCCGCCGCGAGCTGGTCGAGGTGCTCTCGCGCACGCTGCTCTCCACGGGCGGCGTCGATCCGCGCGATCCACGCCACTCGCCCGTCTACCGCGATCTGCGCGGGCTGAATCCGCTGCTGATTCAGGCCGCGGGCCGCGACGTGTGCCACGACGACAGCATTCGGCTCGCCGCGAACGCGCGCGCGGCGGGCGTGACCGTGAAGATCAGCGAGTACGCCGACGCGGAGCACATCTGGATCCTGAACGGCCCCTGCCGCATGCACTACGGCGCGAGCTATCCGAACGACACGGTCGCGTTCGTCGCCAGCGCCAGCGAGCCGCCGGAGGCGATCAGCGCGGTCGAGGAGATGTGCGCGTTCGTGCGAGAGCACGCGCGCTGA
- a CDS encoding glutathione S-transferase family protein: MILFEHPLSPYAQKNKIALREKNVPFELKLPMGIGAGAGMASDFTSASPRGEVPALVDGDTRIFDSTIILEYIEEKWPTPPLLPRDPALRARARMIEDAMDTHYEAINWGLGEIRFMGRAKGELAAKIEARAAQQVAAWQRWLEKQLGNADWFGGASFGWADLSVIPYINGSAGFGLTPVAGSKLAAWAARANARPSVAQTAAEATASIAGMSGVSDLIEKGLFKREYRDHRLEWMIKSGGLQVVLDGLAKDNIRFSPEFE, encoded by the coding sequence ATGATCCTCTTCGAACATCCCCTCTCGCCCTACGCGCAGAAGAACAAGATCGCGCTGCGCGAAAAAAACGTGCCGTTCGAGCTGAAGCTGCCGATGGGCATCGGTGCCGGTGCGGGAATGGCGTCCGACTTCACGAGCGCGTCGCCGCGCGGTGAGGTGCCGGCGCTCGTCGACGGCGACACGCGCATCTTCGATTCCACGATCATCCTCGAGTACATCGAGGAGAAGTGGCCGACGCCGCCGCTGTTGCCGCGCGATCCGGCGCTGCGCGCCCGCGCGCGCATGATCGAAGACGCGATGGACACACACTACGAGGCGATCAACTGGGGCCTCGGCGAGATCCGCTTCATGGGCCGCGCGAAGGGCGAGCTCGCGGCGAAGATCGAGGCGAGGGCCGCGCAGCAGGTGGCGGCTTGGCAACGCTGGCTCGAGAAGCAGTTAGGGAACGCGGACTGGTTCGGCGGCGCGAGCTTCGGCTGGGCCGACCTCTCGGTGATCCCGTACATCAACGGCTCCGCGGGCTTCGGCCTGACACCTGTCGCCGGCTCGAAGCTCGCGGCGTGGGCCGCGCGCGCGAACGCGAGGCCGTCGGTCGCGCAGACCGCAGCGGAGGCGACCGCCTCGATCGCGGGGATGAGCGGCGTGAGCGACCTGATCGAGAAGGGCCTCTTCAAGCGCGAGTACCGCGACCACCGGCTCGAGTGGATGATCAAGAGCGGCGGGCTTCAGGTCGTGCTCGACGGGCTCGCGAAGGACAACATCCGGTTCTCGCCGGAGTTCGAGTGA